The sequence ctggaagttcctccaggtatacttccggaagtttctccaagaattccttccagttcttccagtaattaTTCGGAGGactttcagaaagaattcctgtaggataaccctgaggaatttcaggagaaacctTTGGTGAAAtttctggggaacttccggaaaaaatcctaaagaaacttttgaagaaatacaTGATTGATTTCCGCTgttattcttggaggaacttccgatgaacttccagaggaattcgaggatgaacttccggaggatttggtggagaaaattttggaggaaatcctggagaaattcctccaaaagttccttcaggaattcctcagagtttttcaagtttttccaagaattcccaagttccttcaggagttcgtccggaagatgctccaggaactcatccgtaaagaattcttgaaggaacttccagaggaatgctTTGATAAACTTTCGATAGGAATACCTGAAAaaactttcggagcaattcctggaaaaactttaagaagaacttccgaaagaattcctaaaaacttccagagaaaaaatgttgtagaaaatttcagaggaattcttggagcaactttcgaaggaatacctggaagaactttcggaggaatactttgagaagcttctggaggaacacTTGAAGGGACTTCCAGAGCAATTtcttccggagaaaatcctaGATTATTATTTAAGATAAATACCAGAAAGTACTTCCAGAGttattcgtggaggaacttctggaggaattcattaAGGAACTgctaaggaattactggaagaactttcagaagaattcctgaagtctccggaggagttctaggaggaacttccaaaggaattattggaggaacttccagaggaatttctggagaaacttccaaaagaattcttgaaggaattcctaaggaacttccggaggaattcttggaggatttttcggtggaatttttggaggaaaatctgaaggagttcttggaggaactttaagaagaacttccggaggaattcctagaaaaacttccagagaaatatctggaaaacttccggaggtattcttggagaaaaatccagaggaattcttggatgaacttccggagaaatacctggaataacttccagacgaatactttgagaagcttctggaggaataccaggagggactcccagaggaatttctgcaggatcttccggaggaattcctagatgattattttagataattaccagaaggaacttccggagttatacgtggaggaacttccggaggaattcgtagaggaactgctagaggaatttctggataaacttccggttGAATTACTGGaacaacttccggaagaattcctgaaatcaCTTTCATGGGAATtataggaggaacttccaaaggaattcttggaggaactaccagaggaatttttgagaaacttccgaaggaattcttgaaggcattccttaaggaactttctacggaattcttggagaatttttcggtggaattcttggagcaacttccgtaggaattcttggaggaactctaagatgaacttcaggaggaatttctagaaaaaaatcagagaaatatctggaaaacttccggtagaattcttggaggaattccggagcaAATCTTAGAGGAATACTTTGAGAAGgcattccttaaggaactttctacggaattcttggagaatttttcggtggaattcttggagcaacttccgtaggaattcttggaggaactctaagatgaacttcgggaggaatttctagaaaaaaattcagagaaatatctggaaaacttCCGGTAGAATTCTTGGAGGGAATTCCGGAGCAAATCTTAGAGGAATACTTtgagaagcttctggaggaaagaggaactcccggaggttTTCGTggaggaaattttggaggaatttctgaaggaactttcagaggaattctttgaagaacTTTCATAGAAATTGCTGGAAAACCCTCCTGAGGAATTGAATGAAGGAATTCTCTTAGGATTTCTTAGAGtaaaatctggaggaattcctagagcaacttccggaggaatacctgaaggaacttccggaggaattcctagaggaacttccagagtaattcttgaagaaattcctgaaggaacttccggagatttcgtgaaggaactttcaaaggaatttctggagaaacttccagaggtattcctggagtGATTTCAGGAGTAACTCCTGagcaaattccggaggaatacctgacggaacttccggaggaattctaggaggaacttccagaggaattcttgaaggaattccctgaaggaactaccagaggaattcttgaatacctttcgatggaatttttggaggaattcttgaaaggtctttcgatggaatttttggaggaacttccgtaagagttcttggaggaactttaagtagatcttccggacgaattcctagaaaaacttccagataaatacctggaggaacttccggaggtattctcggaggaaagtccggaggaatttttggaggaacttcctcagggatacctgaaagaacttccaggAAAGAGGAATACTTTGTGAAGCTTTTGGAGAAATGAAATACCTTGAGGAActctcagaagaattcctgcaggatcttctggagaaattcgtaGATGATTATTTCAGATaaataccaggaggaacttccggagtttttctggaggagcttctggaggaattcttggaggaacctccaggggaatttctggagatgcttccagaggtattcctgaagggaattcctaaaaaattcctggagcaaatttcggataaattcctgaaggaactttcggaggaattctatcAGGTAATTCCAGagtaattcttggaagaacttccagaagcATCtatgtagaaacttccggaggaattcttgaaggaattcctgaaggaactatcggaggaatttttagaggatatTTCGGTGAAACTTTTATAGgaaatcttggaagaactttgagaagagcttcaggaggaattcctagaaaaacttccagagaaataccTGGAGGTATTGTTTGAGGATATTCCGGTGGAACTGtttgaggatcttccggatgcatacctcgaagaacttccggaggagtacTTGGAGAATCTTCTCGCGGAGTACTTGGAAtgactcccagaggaattcctgcaggatcttccggagaaattcctagatgaTTATTTAGATAAACACcagtaggaacttccggtgttattcgtggagaaacttccggaggaattcttggagttacttccaaaggaatttcttgagaatcttccggaagaattcctggaacaatttccggaggaattcgtgaagtccggaggaattctaggatgaacttccagaggaattctttgaggaactttcagaggaattcttggagaaacttcctgaggaattcttgaaggaatttctgaagaaacttccggaggaaatcttgaaggatctttcgatggatttttttgaggaactttaaaaagaacttccggaggaataccttaagaagcttctggagaaatGCCAGGAGggactcccagaggaattcctgcaggatctttcggagaaattcctagatgtTTATTTCAGATAAATACCAGGATGAGCTTCCAGATTAATTgttggaggaaattccagaggaatttctagagaaacttacggagaaattcctggagttaactccggaggaactcctggagccacttccggaggaattcttggaggaacttccagaagaatttcaggATAAACGTCcgcaggaatttttgaaggaattcttgaaagaacttccggaggaattcttggagaatctttcggtggaaattttggaggaacttccgtaggaattcttggaggaacttttgaagtaaTTCTTAGATAAGCAATCCGAAGgatatcctggagaaattccggaagaaatccccGGAGAAACTTaaggaggaatatctggagaagctttcggaggaacttcctgagagattcctggaggatcttccggagaaattccttaatGATTATCCAGGCaaataccaggaggaacttccagaggtaaTCGATGATgaagttctggagaaattcatggaggaacttccggaagaattaatGGAGAAATTGATGTattatctttcgaaaaaaatcttatCTAAGACCACGTAGTAGCAACATGTGAACATCCATAAATAACGTAAACCTTAGAGACGTTTATCAGTTATTTGAACTGTAACTAGGTGCATTCATGTATTTCAGAACATTCATAAGACTGCACGATACAGAATTAGTTAAATACACAGCACCTTACTTCAAAACTTAATCGGTTTCAAAACTCAATGATGGacaattttggttttattctgaGATTTATAGAGGTACTTTATTCATCTACTGCTACATGACTCGATCTGCTAAGCAATACAGCAATTGCATCCCTTCTGTTACGTCCACGAATTCGTATATCGCCAATTTCATTGGCACCAACATTATTCGCATCGCCAGCATCATCTTCATCATAGTCGAAGTCTTCATCTTGGAGATATTTAGCAACATTATGCAGTATAAAACAGGCTAGAACCATTGACGGTACGATGTGTAATCATACGTACAGTGTTCTGTAGAAGGGAAATCTTCTTTTAATTTGGCCAAAAACCCTTTCAATAACAACGCGTTCCCGACAGAAAATTTTGTTGTAGTTAACACGGACTACAGTATCCGGATTTCTATATGGTGTCATAATCCATGGAGCAATTGCATAACCTTCATCACCCAGAAGTAGTGCTCCTGAAGTATTTTCAAACATGGTTCTATAGAcgtctgaattcttccagatcCTAGAATCGTGAACCGATCCTGGCCAAGAACAATCGATACTGGTGATGACGTCGTTTGCATCACATGTAGCTTGGACGTTGAATGATGCTAATCCTTTCCTGTTGATGAACTCATCTGGATGCCTATGAGGTCGTTCGATTTTAACATGGGTGCAATCGATAGCTCCAATTGCATTCAGGATTTTCCCTTGCGGCTCCAACTACGTTTGGCCTCCACGGAACTCATTTTCGGTGGATGGAAATTTAATCCACTCAtttgatttttcaattattttctgaCAAACATGCCAAATAGTTTTGCACACTGTTGTTTGATGGACACCGACATCTTCTCCAACACCAAcctgaaaatatatttgatgcgacttgtaagttttttttgtctttatttaagagacttgcagcccgaggctggctcgtctccgcaaAACTTGTAAGTTTAAAATGTTGTATTTAGATTAAGATTAGAAACACCCTACGTACCTGACATCCCGGGCCACCTATATATCGTACGAAAATTTTCATGTTCAGTACATTACTCAATCTACCTCCTCTTGTACCTCTCGGGCATTAAGAAAATGATCGGATAGCCATTCGACATTTTCGCGTGAAAACTCGATAAAGTGGTTTAAAATTATCACGATCCCCACGACGTACACAGAAtatcttctcatttctcatgttTACATTAATAAATAAAGCGGTGTTCAAATTCATTTTACCATTAAAAGTTGAAAGTATTTTCTCAAATTTCACTATCACTTCggcaaataaacaaacaaattcaattgTAGCAACCTCCGCAGCTGCCTACCGTAGAAAACAGTAAAAGCTACTTTTATTCATACCAAATTGattgtttgtagtatgttcgaaaGATGTAGTGTAGTGAAGTCTCTGTTATTCATGCGAATAAgttccacaagtgacgtttactacCCAAAATGTAGTAAACTCaaacttactactttttattcatacgacccaataTTGAGTTGATTTTTGCGGTTCCCTTGTTGGTTTTCTGCGTGCGTAATGTTGGGAAGCATGTAATATTTGTATGATCCCTCAACAAAGCTGTCATTGTTTTGAAGTACTAGATTGTCTTTTTTTGCTTCTGATCAGTTCAAAACAAAAGTGCGgttgagttttaatttttttgcaatttcagCGAAAAATTAAGTAGTATTTTTAAGCAAATATAATAATTAATCATGTAAGTACATTATATAATAATAATGCGTTGGTTCTTCATTGATAACATTATTTGATTTCTaagaaaaacaattttaataCGATGATGATAATTGACTAAAAAGCCGGGTCAAGTCAAacttatttatataatttttaatcTGCATTTCAATGGCAAAATAACTGGATATTAAATATGTATTAacatgttttaatttttcatcttAAGTGGAGGGAACGGTTTTTCCTAGAAATAAAAACGCGCCTAACACCTaataatcaaaaaataaaaattacttaTCAAAGGCGAGCTTGTCTCGAACGTCTTGGGGAAGCCTTGAATCCCAAAAGATGTggataaaataaatgaaaatatggTCTGTTAGTTAAAGCAAAAACTTTGAATATTAAAGCACCAATTATCAGTATAAGCTATTACAGAATCTGATAGATTACGGATTTTGATTTTATGATGAATGAGATAAATATTACCGAGATAACCCTATAACGTGCTTTATggcagtagttttttttttttcaaaatggtaCAACGGAAATCTGTAACTATACACGAACATCTCTATATAAGAAGGTGGGACATTGTGGGGTTGGATTTTTCACATTCGACCCATTAAAACCAAAGTCCAACCAAGATGGTACATTTAAGTACCATTTaagaatagaggtaataaactatagaggaagaatGTCGCTTTCGTcgctggcgaaacatcttttgctggcgctaaatgtcaacgaacAAGCTCGCTGGGGGTAGGGGTGGGTGTGGCCCCATGCCCCctcaaatcttatgtaccaattTGGAGCCCTCTTCGGGCTAAATCCGGCCGTGTGTGTCTACCCAATATGTTTGGGAAAAAGATCAAAGTATACCTCAGCGACAATCTCATCTATGGTTGATTACCGCTATTTATTTGAGCAATACTTTCGCGGGTGGCTTTTGATCCTAATCTTCCAATTTGTGTGTACAGTATACTTCAACCACAAACCTCAACTCAACATCAAGTTTCCCTAAGCAAAGTTCCTAAAAAACTGCCTTAACCTGACGAAAGACCACCACGGataagggaacatccataaattatgtTACGCTTAGAGTAGGGAGGGGGGTTGCCTGaagttttttgtcttttttattgAACAATTTTCTCAAAAATCGTTTCGTGTATAATTGTATATTTGAATAACCATCTGATTCATATTTCCTTATCCTTACCCAACTTTCGTGCCCATTTCCAGTATGTCCCTGTTAACCCTGCGCCCACTGCTGGCTAGGAACCGCTTTGGCCCTCTTGCCCTAATCCGCATGGTCGGAACCATTCCTGTGCTCAAACAAAGCCGGTGCTATGCGACGGCTAAAAGAGAAAGTGCCGAGTCCACGTCTCTGTCGGCTGCCACTGATAGGGCAGACGTTTCCACCGATGTCCGGCCCCTGGGAGAGCGTGTCAAGGAGAATACTAAAACCGCCAGCTATATGGGGGTGATTCTGCTAGGAGTCGGGGTGACTAGTGTGCTGTTCTACGCAATCTTCAAGGAGCTGTTCTCGTCTAACAGTCCGAACAATATCTACACGGAGGCGCTGGAGCGAGTAAAGGATGAGCCAAAGGTGAAAGATGCTCTGGGTGCTCCGATCAAAGGGTTCGGAGAGGAAAGCCGGCGAGGTAGAAGGAATCATGTGGCGCACACGTCCTATGTGCGCGATGGTGTTCAATACATTAGGATGCAGTTTTATGTTCAAGGGATTAGAAATAAAGCAACCGTGCATTTAGAAAAGAGAATGGTAAGTTAAAAGGTATCAACTTTGAGATTGATATTGAACTTTTGTTTTTCGCATATCGTAGAATGATTCCGGAGACTATGAGTACCGATATCTTTTTGTTCAGCTGGATTATTATCCGCACAGTACAATTATTCTGGAGGATAACCGCCTGCAGCAGGATGCTTTGAAATCTCTTCCGAGTTTGCAAACCATTGTTTGAACAGTATCAACAAGattctgttgaaaaaaaaaactttgatacGTCTTCTTTGTAAATATGTTAGGTTTTTAATGTTCAATACGCTACTTTGGGAAAGAAATGGAGATTTCTTTTTACAACAACTGAGTATCATTTATTCATAAACAAGTATTTCCTTTATTACATGCCGAAAGCCTACGCTATTTTGTTCTTCCATGGAGTAACCATCATCGCCCGAATCCAGTAACCATCGAACAGCCAATCTTTCAGCTTATCCGCCATCCACAGGAACACAACCAGCACCGAACAGTACTGAACCCAAAATTGGGCCACCTTTTGCCACAGGGAAGCATTATACATCAAAGCAGTCTTTTGGCTATCTTCCCCGCCGATCATCAGTTCAACTCTTATTGTGATGACGCCACTTCCGTCCCGACTCCACTGGGTGCGTGTTTGCTCGAATTCAAAGAAAGCGGCGTTCGACAATTCAATTTTATGCAAGATGGACTCTGGGAAAAACTGATCGACGGTGGTGAAGTTCTCATTCGGATGGAAGTTATGGTTGAAATGTGTTTTGATGTTCCGCATAAAGAAGGGACACTGCAGCGAAGCGGATTGACTTGCTCGGAGGTGGCCAAGATGCGAAATGGTGCCGGACTTGAAGGGTTGCATTGGGGGGATTTGTTTGCTGAGAGAAACCAGGGCAGGAATAGAAAAGTGGCAGTTGCTCTggaataaaaaatatcaaacaAATAGAAGGATTAGTATAAATGTTGCTCATCTGGGTTCATTTTGGTAAAATTAGGCagtgaaaatttcaattatttcagTTACGTTAACGTTATTAATGTTTTTGCTTTGTTAATCCGGTGGAAAATTTCGAAACATTTAAACAGATGATACTGAAACAGAAATTTAATGCCACAATAGTCGGTTCGCGACAAACAAAAACACTGAGTGCCGAACGGTCAAAAGGCGCCAAAAGGAAGCAGTGGAGGTTCACCCGCTGAACTGTAGCGAGAAGTCAATGCGCTAGTTGGCAAGCGTAAACGCAACAGGAAGTCCCCTGGCCCGGATAGAATAGGGTAGGAATCAGCGTGTGATTTTTAACACCCCAGCGTGTCAAacggtgagcagcaagccatgactcgggtTCTTCTTGTCAGATGTCCGTGGCGTGCAAACGGACCAACGGAGAGCTACTGTCATCGCATTTTGCTCcagccatttggggccacacattttggcgatcctgccaggttatttttggatgctgacgctgatttcaaaagttgAGTTGAATATAAGTGATTAATGTGCCGATGTGTTAGAATATtttgatggtttaaaaaaaatcacaaggcaAGGTGGTTTgtttggacaaaaggtcgaaagaacaaaaagacaagaaatgaGAGGGGACTTGTTAGTAGTGAAAAGAGAGATGCAAGAGAATGATAGTAGTGATcatagataaatgagaagtggaagtgagaagtaaaaaatgagaagtgagaagtggagaggaagaaataagaagtaaaaggtgacaagtgagaaatgtgatgtgagaagtgaggaacggagaagtaagaagtgagatgaaataagaagtgaaaaggaagaaagaagaaaggaggaaacatGTATAGTAAGAAAGTAAAAGAAAAGAAGAGGAGAAAgataaaagaaagaaaggagaaggaatataaaagaaggaaaaaaggaaaaaaggaaaatagaagaaggaaggaagaagaaggagagaagacaccatgaagcaaaacaaaagaaagaaggagaaaacaAGTAACAGGAAGAAATGAGGTACAAAGTAAAGAGAAATaaggaagtaagaaggaagaaagaagaaataaagaagaaagatggaaaaaataaggaacaaagaagagagaaataaggaagaaagaaagatgaaagaaggaagtaaggaagaaagaaggattgaagaaggaagaaagagaaaaagaatgaaagaaaaaaatagagaGAAGCacaggaaacaagaagaaagaagaaagaaagaagggagaaagaaggaagaaaaagagaaggaagagagaataaagaaggaaaacaggaggaaaaaacaagaaagaaagtaggaagaaagaaggaaaaaggaggaagaaagaaagtagaaagaagaaataaagacggaagaaagaaagaagaaaaacggaagaaaggaagaaagtatgaaaaaagaaagaagaaaaacggaagaaaagACGAAAAGAGGTTTCGAaacgagccagcccagggctaaaagtctcgctaataaagacaaaaaaaaaagaaaataggatggaaggaagaacaaacaaaaaaaacctgattaatccacctagcggtgatggtgcctttctcgtgcattataaaaatagtattttggccattactcttgagcccatagtccgatctgaccaattttcaatcggaaacaatggtagagtatcctgcgtcgaatgcaacttgttgcaagtaaatcggttaaggataagtgcctgaaaaatgagtgacattttttactcatttttttataaaaaagagtggtattttggccataacttccaagcccatagtccgatttgaccaattttcaataggaaacaatggtagagtatcctgcgtcgaatgcaacttgcgagtaaatcggttaaggataagtacctaaaaaatgagtgacattttttttgggttggtgcgcacagacacacacacatacacacacacacacacacacacacacacacacacacacagacatcacctcaattcgtcgagctgagtcgatcggtatataacactatgggtctccgggccttctataaaaagtttgtttttggagcgatcatatagcctttacgtatacttagtatacgagaaaggcaaaaaggaagagagaagcaaaaaaaagagtaaaaaaggaagaaagtaaaaagaaataaggaagaaaaacagaaaaaacaaaaaggaagaaaagaaaggggagagagaaagaagaaagagaagaaataaggaagaaaggaggaaaaaagaaaaaagaagaaagaaagaagaaagcaagtAGGAAAAAAAGACAAATGAACTCTTACTCACtttttctcactcactcattcactcaccCACTATCACTCACTTCCATTCACTCCCACTTAATCACTCACTGTATCACTCACACTCTCGctcactcactcaatctcacaCCCACTTAttctcattcactcactcaatctcacacatacacactcattctcactcactcactaatTCCCACCCAATCACTCACTTTCACTCAATCACtcgttcactcactcactctcactcactcattaaCTAACTCTTACTCTCACTTTGACTCACTCACTCTCCCACTAAGTCACCCTCACACGcttaaagtaaattacacatcgcatgaataattttcacacatgacgacgatgacacgagagaatagcaatctgtgtgaaaattatgtgtaagacatgcacagtcgctgtgtaatgtcttttattattttaatatgtGTAAGAAACTTTGCTTCGAACTGTCAAGTCCATTTTGACATGCACCGGCATGCACCGCAACGAAACCCGAATAAAAATTACAGTAGAAtatcaatacaatttattgtaacactactattaataacattaaattggcaatagattatattgtaaatgaacccatagaaatacattagaatgcgttgttatgaaccattcactcaaatgtaaatgaagttttcgcaatagaatgtacgggttgttaagtatcgtaacaatacaaaatctgatatttttccatacatttttttcgtcacacaatagagtgtatggttaatatattgttgaaatatccgatcaaaactgttcaaaatacattggattgtattgtatttgtatagtaaaacaatacgatttttgatttctcagttgtgacagctttactgttcaacaatgcaatttaaagggaaaaaatacatatttggcGCTTTGAGGCAAGTAttgttatatag comes from Armigeres subalbatus isolate Guangzhou_Male chromosome 2, GZ_Asu_2, whole genome shotgun sequence and encodes:
- the LOC134212853 gene encoding transmembrane protein 231 produces the protein MQLFSLHRKSIYVLYQNHLCSFSTLAIALVVLLSLVLPYCVISFINPGTLWDRYRLVHEQPKVRFSYQYLFLAEMVDGPGEVNHQPITCSSFESYNILTERYQECNAVKATADDTNMDGKIDKLSASVTVSLADDSMGLAFYTFYFFLDAEVESNCHFSIPALVSLSKQIPPMQPFKSGTISHLGHLRASQSASLQCPFFMRNIKTHFNHNFHPNENFTTVDQFFPESILHKIELSNAAFFEFEQTRTQWSRDGSGVITIRVELMIGGEDSQKTALMYNASLWQKVAQFWVQYCSVLVVFLWMADKLKDWLFDGYWIRAMMVTPWKNKIA
- the LOC134212855 gene encoding mitochondrial import inner membrane translocase subunit Tim21, with protein sequence MSLLTLRPLLARNRFGPLALIRMVGTIPVLKQSRCYATAKRESAESTSLSAATDRADVSTDVRPLGERVKENTKTASYMGVILLGVGVTSVLFYAIFKELFSSNSPNNIYTEALERVKDEPKVKDALGAPIKGFGEESRRGRRNHVAHTSYVRDGVQYIRMQFYVQGIRNKATVHLEKRMNDSGDYEYRYLFVQLDYYPHSTIILEDNRLQQDALKSLPSLQTIV